The genomic region GAAGCGGTGCGCGCCGGGGGCGACCGCCAGCATCTGCACGAAGTCATCCGCGAGCACAGCATGGCGGCGTGGGCGGCGGTACAGCGTGGCGAACCCAATCCCTTGCCCGACTTGCTCGCCAACGACCCCCGTTTGACAGCGCTTTTGCCCGCTGAGACAATTCGCACATTGCTGGACGCCACCACACACATCGGCGACGCCCCCAACCGTGCGCGCGAACTCGCGGCGCAGATTCGGCGTCTGCTTGAAAAGGCGAATGCATCGGCGTGAGAGCACCTGGCAAGACCTGGCGGCGCACACAACCCCCCGTCAGGTCTTTTCGTATACGCGCTTCGGCTTTTTTTGAAAATGGAGCAGAATAGCGCTCCGTATGAGGATTGAATGTGTACATGGAGGCTCACATGTCCCGCGAAAACAACCATGCTGTTGAAGTCTCCCTCAGCCGCGACCTCGGTTTGCTCGACATTACCATGATTGGCGTGGGAGCGATGATTGGCGCCGGCATCTTCGTGCTGACAGGCATTGCCGCCGGGCATGCCGGGCCGGGGTTGATGCTCGCGTTTTTCTTGAACGGCATCATCGCCACGATTATCGGCTCCGCCTACGCCGAATTGGGGAGTTGCTTCCCGGAAGCAGGCGGCGGCTATCTCTGGGTGAAGCAGGGCATGAGCGACATGTTTGGCTTCTTGTCGGGGTGGATGTCCTGGTTTGCGCACGCTGTCGCTTGCTCGCTCTACGCCCTTGGTTTTGGTTCGTTCGCTGCCGAACTCTACAAAATCTGGTTTGGGACGCCGCCTGTTGAACAGCATCTCTTTGCAGTTGGCGCGGGTGTTGCGATTGCCGCGCTCTTCACCTTTATCAACTTTCGCGGCGCTTCTGAAACGGGGTTGGTGGGCAACATTGTCACCAGCATCAAAATCTTCATTCTGCTGTTGCTGGTGGGGTTTGGCTTGGTGAAGATTTTTGGCAACCCCACCTCGTTCGAGCACTACACGCCCTTCTTGCCCGAAGGCTGGTTAGGCGTCTTTGTGGCGATGGGGCTCACTTTCATCGCCTTTGAGGGCTACGAAATCATTGCGCAAAGTGGCGAAGAAGTGAAAGACCCCGCCCGCAACATTCCACGCGCCATTTTTCTGAGTATCGTCATCGCGGTGACCATTTACCTTTTGGTGGCTTTTGTGGTGCTCGGCGCGATTGAACCGCCGCCGGGCGTACCGATTTACAAGTATCTGGGGCAGTTGGGCGAATTGGGGATGGCGGAAGCCGCCGGGCAAATCATGCCCTATGGGAAAGTCATCTTGTTGTTGGCGGGGCTTGCCAGCACCATGAGCGCCCTCAACGCCACCATTTACAGCAGTAGCCGCGTCAGTTTTGCCATGGGGCGCGATGGCAACCTGCCCGACATTTTCGGGCGCATTCACCCCATCACGCATACGCCGCACTGGGCGGTCTTCATCAGCGGCGCCCTCATCATCTTGATGGCGATTGCCCTGCCCATCGAAGACGTTGCCGCCAGCGCCGACATCATGTTCTTGCTGCTCTTCATGATGGTGTGCTACTCGCTCATCACCTTGCGCGAACGCCGCCCCGACCTCGACCGTCAGTTTATGGTGCCCTTCTTCCCCTATCTGCCTTGGCTGGGCATCATTCTCTGCCTTCTGCTCTCGCTGACCCTCTTCGAGTTGAGTCCTATCGCTTGGTACACCGCCCTGGGCTGGATTCTCGCGGGTGTGGTGATTTACTTCTCGTATGGTGTGCGCCAGCGGGAACGCCGCGCCGCCGAGGAACGCCCCATTTTGCTGGAAGAAGTTGTGGCGGTGAAAGAGTATAGCGTGATGGTGCCCGTGAGCGACTTGGGGCAAGCCGACCGCCTGGGTGAGTTGGGGGCGATTTTGGCAAAGGTGCACGATGGCGAACTCTTTGCGCTGCATGTGGTGCGCGTGCCACGGGCGTTGACCATGAGCGAGGGGCGCGTGTTGCTGAAAGAGCGCCGCCACGTGCTTGACCTGGCGATTGCCAAAGGCAAGCAGTACGATGTGCCCGTGCGCACCATGATTCGCCTGGGGCGTCGCATCGGCGAGACGATTTTGCAGACGGCGCGCGAACGCAAAGCCAACCTCATGTTGCTGGGGTGGCCGGGCTACACCCGCTCGCGCGATGTGGCGTTTGGCTCCGTCATTGACCTCATCAGCAAAGACCCCCCGTGCGATTTGGCGGTGGTGCGCTTCCGTGGTGCGTGGCAACCACCCAAGCGCATTGTCGTGCCTTTGCGTGGCGCCGGTTTGAATGCCCGCCTGGCGCTCTCTATCGCCCGCGATTTGCAAACCTTCTACGCCGACCCGGCGCATGGCGGCTATGAGGTAGAAGTTCAACCGTTGCACTTGCGCTTGCCTTCAACTGATGCACGCGAAACAGAGCAGTTCTACCAGATGGTGAACCGCGTGGCGGATGAATTGGGGGTGCGTATCTCCGCCATTGAGTACGAGGCGGACAACGTGGTGGACGGCATTGTCGAAGCAAGTCATGACGCCGACTTGATTATCATGGGGGCGTCGGAACAGGGGTTGTTTGAACAGCGGCTTTTCGGCAACATTCCCGAACAGGTGATGCGCCGCTCGCCGCGTACCGTGGTCATGTGCAAGGCGTACCGCGGGCAGGTGGCGAGCCTGTTGCGGCGGTTGTTCACCCCGGAACCGATTGACCTGACCGACCCAGAGTTGCACGGGTTGAAGAAAGAAAACGCCTGAACCGCCGGGAAAACCGCCAAAAAAAGAGCGGCGCACATGTTCGGTGCGCCGCTCTTTGCTCTCAGGCAGGTTTAGCACTCGCTATAGCCGCACGAGTAGCACTTGCGGCACCCTTCTTCGTTGACAAGGCTGGCGTGCCCACAATCGGGGCAGATGTCCGCGTTCAACACCCCACGGAAGAGATCGGGTTG from Ardenticatena maritima harbors:
- a CDS encoding amino acid permease → MSRENNHAVEVSLSRDLGLLDITMIGVGAMIGAGIFVLTGIAAGHAGPGLMLAFFLNGIIATIIGSAYAELGSCFPEAGGGYLWVKQGMSDMFGFLSGWMSWFAHAVACSLYALGFGSFAAELYKIWFGTPPVEQHLFAVGAGVAIAALFTFINFRGASETGLVGNIVTSIKIFILLLLVGFGLVKIFGNPTSFEHYTPFLPEGWLGVFVAMGLTFIAFEGYEIIAQSGEEVKDPARNIPRAIFLSIVIAVTIYLLVAFVVLGAIEPPPGVPIYKYLGQLGELGMAEAAGQIMPYGKVILLLAGLASTMSALNATIYSSSRVSFAMGRDGNLPDIFGRIHPITHTPHWAVFISGALIILMAIALPIEDVAASADIMFLLLFMMVCYSLITLRERRPDLDRQFMVPFFPYLPWLGIILCLLLSLTLFELSPIAWYTALGWILAGVVIYFSYGVRQRERRAAEERPILLEEVVAVKEYSVMVPVSDLGQADRLGELGAILAKVHDGELFALHVVRVPRALTMSEGRVLLKERRHVLDLAIAKGKQYDVPVRTMIRLGRRIGETILQTARERKANLMLLGWPGYTRSRDVAFGSVIDLISKDPPCDLAVVRFRGAWQPPKRIVVPLRGAGLNARLALSIARDLQTFYADPAHGGYEVEVQPLHLRLPSTDARETEQFYQMVNRVADELGVRISAIEYEADNVVDGIVEASHDADLIIMGASEQGLFEQRLFGNIPEQVMRRSPRTVVMCKAYRGQVASLLRRLFTPEPIDLTDPELHGLKKENA